A section of the Labrus bergylta chromosome 21, fLabBer1.1, whole genome shotgun sequence genome encodes:
- the telo2 gene encoding telomere length regulation protein TEL2 homolog: protein MESLTPHTEVRLAVAQCFRTLTSSTNTKDTINALHTLHSYLDERPGNKITSVQRVEFRRAHFTRTLQFLVNSIQADWFHSLTEAQRTDLWDGLFLRGPPEQTLLVLMDGIGELRASASLDHLVSITERFLQIHRLADLLWSYCVHSAPSDTPQLRETLLGRLVSLPDLTANRLHLNTKPLFLPQQYYPLLASEILTALERTCRALKDGTDCSLIFVAETLGKVCIQGHSRSVLAVLAPQLAVYTSSDMVWQRVCWKLFENVPQRWSESVLTALVQAVSGPEALGRVIGNLVLTNKKAQFVITHKLLLLQYKYETRVLRIILGYLAADKERRPLLIQVLRCVSQAWANPSAVKHTPLEQQLYVSKALLLSVSLLNDSELQELRSDLLQCMLGGMQSHLDSSVVRIRHMGMVVGECLSSRMDINGAELKFEYDQDEETKELLSLMTPLSGEEPEAEPVNRIDSPQDTSETTPSAQREASKPAPDSDLDSDDELTPYDMSADQEMNKASPPRYLRDCLENLISSDEPVRVELSLRAAESLVWKNSFAAREISVQLSKVFLHMEDKYSIRGFMSLRQATMVALAVTDTIPVTQYLTTEFYSLNYSLRQRLDILEVLALAAQELSKPITETRDSSMSISASTDLTPYPGDNPVHWRQEVEKRIQSKTRRLSKGVPRPPAKAIPNRYTPVAGHFFFPLLCNYDKPQVTFDLLGSDHLVLGRLIHTLGLFMHLAANAPIAAQMGRALLDFVWALRYHVDMMVRRGVLFAVCSVFLSVNSQNLLVDLSDQLFETRMWLADVAEGDPDADCRSLAIQSLVLMDKSLKKQLQDPQALSLES from the exons ATGGAGTCCCTCACCCCACATACTGAGGTTCGCCTGGCAGTGGCTCAGTGTTTCCGGACCCTCACTTCATCCACTAATACCAAAGACACAATCAACGCTCTGCACACACTTCACTCTTACTTGGATGAAAGACCAGGAAACAAGATCACTTCAGTTCAGCGTGTGGAGTTCAGGAGAGCTCACTTCACTCGCACCCTTCAGTTCCTGGTCAACAGCATCCAGGCTGACTGGTTTCACAGCCTCACAGAAGCTCAGCGCACAGATCTGTGGGACGGACTGTTCCTCAGAGGCCCTCCAGAGCAGACGCTGCTTGTGCTGATGGATGGGATAGGAGAGCTAAG AGCCAGTGCTAGTCTGGACCACTTGGTCAGCATCACAGAGAGGTTCCTTCAGATCCATCGTCTCGCTGACCTGCTGTGGTCCTACTGTGTGCACAGCGCTCCCTCTGACACCCCTCAGCTCAGAGAAACTCTGCTGGGTCGTCTTGTTTCTTTACCGGACCTCACGGCCAACAGGTTGCATCTGAACACCAagcctctctttctccctcagcAGTATTATCCTCTACTGGCCTCAGAGATTCTCACCGCTCTGGAGAGGACGTGCCGAGCACTTAAAG ATGGCACTGATTGCTCCTTAATATTTGTGGCTGAGACACTTGGAAAAGTGTGTATCCAGGGTCATAGTC gttCGGTGCTGGCCGTGCTGGCTCCTCAGCTCGCCGTCTACACCAGCTCAGACATGGTGTGGCAGAGAGTGTGCTGGAAGCTGTTTGAGAACGTTCCACAGCGATGGTCAGAGAGCGTGCTGACTGCTCTTGTGCAGGCTGTCAGTGG GCCTGAAGCTTTGGGCAGAGTCATTGGTAATCTAGtgttaacaaacaaaaaggctCAGTTTGTCATCACTCACAAGCTGCTGTTATTACAGTACAAATATGAG ACTCGAGTCTTGAGGATTATTCTGGGTTACCTGGCAGCTGATAAGGAGCGACGCCCACTGCTCATCCAG gTGTTAAGGTGTGTGTCTCAGGCCTGGGCTAACCCCAGTGCAGTGAAACACACACCTTTAGAGCAGCAGCTGTATGTGAGCAAGGCCTTATTGCTGAGTGTGAGTCTGCTCAACGACTCGGAGCTGCAGGAGCTAAGATCAG ACTTACTTCAGTGTATGCTGGGCGGCATGCAGAGCCACCTGGACAGCAGCGTGGTGCGGATCAGGCACATGGGCATGGTGGTGGGAGAGTGCCTGAGTTCTCGCATGGACATCAATGGAGCTGAACTCAAGTTTGAG TATGATCAGGATGAGGAAACAAAGGAGCTGCTCTCACTGATGACTCCGTTGAGTGGTGAGGAACCAGAAGCTGAGCCCGTGAACAG AATCGACTCTCCACAAGACACCAGCGAGACAACGCCCTCTGCTCAGAGAGAGGCTTCAAAACCGGCTCCAGACTCCGACTTGGACAG TGATGATGAGCTCACTCCTTATGACATGTCCGCTGATCAGGAAATGAACAAAGCATCTCCACCGCGCTACCTACGAGACTGTCTGGAAA ATTTAATTTCCTCTGATGAGCCGGTGCGTGTGGAGCTCAGTTTAAGAGCTGCTGAGAGTTTGGTGTGGAAGAACAGCTTTGCAGCCAGAGAG ATCAGTGTCCAGCTGAGCAAAGTGTTTCTTCACATGGAGGATAAATACAGCATAAGGGGCTTCATGAGTCTCAGACAGGCGACCATGGTGGCACTCGCTGTCACTGACACTATCCCC GTGACCCAGTATTTGACCACTGAGTTTTACTCCTTGAACTACAGTCTGCGCCAGCGGCTCGATATCTTGGAG GTTCTTGCTCTGGCAGCGCAGGAGCTCTCCAAGCCGATTACTGAAACAAGAGATTCTTCCATGAGTATCTCTGCCAGCACAGATTTGACTCCATACCCCGGAGACAACCCTGTTCACTGGAGACAGGAAGTAGAGAAGCGGATTCAAAGCAAGACAAGACGCCTTAGTAAG GGTGTCCCAAGGCCTCCAGCTAAGGCCATCCCCAACCGCTACACGCCTGTTGCTGGACACTTCTTTTTCCCTCTGCTGTGTAATTATGACAA GCCTCaggtgacctttgacctgttgGGCAGTGACCATCTGGTGCTGGGCAGGTTGATCCACACGTTGGGCCTCTTCATGCACCTGGCAGCCAATGCACCG aTAGCTGCACAGATGGGTCGAGCCTTACTGGACTTTGTGTGGGCTCTGCGCTACCATGTCGACAT GATGGTGAGACGAGGCGTCCTCTTCGCTGTCTGCTCCGTGTTTCTGAGCGTGAACAGTCAGAACCTGCTGGTGGACCTGAGTGATCAGCTGTTTGAGACCAGAATGTGGCTGGcag ATGTGGCTGAAGGAGACCCTGATGCAGACTGTCGGAGTCTGGCTATACAGAGTCTGGTTCTGATGGACAAGAGCCTGAAAAAACAGCTACAAGACCCACAAGCACTGAGTCTTGAATCCTAA